From a single Pseudorasbora parva isolate DD20220531a chromosome 15, ASM2467924v1, whole genome shotgun sequence genomic region:
- the gja1b gene encoding gap junction alpha-1 protein, giving the protein MGDWSALGRLLDKVQAYSTAGGKIWLSVLFIFRILVLGTAVESAWGDEQSAFKCNTQQPGCENVCYDKSFPISHVRFWVLQIIFVSTPTLLYLAHVFYLMRKEEKLNRKEEVLKAVQNDGGDVEVHLKKIEHKKFKHGLEEHGKVKMKGALLRTYIVSIVFKSVFEVGFLVIQWYIYGISLAAVYTCERSPCPHRVDCFLSRPTEKTIFIIFMLVVSLVSLLLNIIELFYVLFKRIKDRVKGQQNQYNTGTLSPTPKEPSTTKYAYYNGCSSPTAPLSPMSPPGYKLATGERTNSCRNYNKQANEQNWANYSAEQNRLGHNGSTISNSHAQAFDFPDDTHEHKKLTPGHELQPLALLDARPCSRASSRMSSRARPDDLDV; this is encoded by the coding sequence ATGGGTGACTGGAGTGCGTTGGGAAGACTTCTTGACAAGGTGCAGGCCTACTCCACGGCGGGAGGGAAGATCTGGCTCTCTGTGCTCTTCATCTTCCGGATCCTAGTTCTGGGAACAGCAGTGGAGTCGGCTTGGGGTGACGAGCAGTCAGCTTTTAAGTGCAATACCCAGCAGCCCGGTTGCGAGAACGTCTGCTATGACAAATCGTTCCCCATCTCGCACGTGCGCTTCTGGGTGCTTCAGATCATCTTCGTGTCCACGCCTACGCTCCTGTACCTGGCGCACGTCTTCTACCTGATGCGCAAGGAGGAGAAGCTCAACCGCAAAGAGGAGGTGCTGAAGGCCGTGCAGAACGACGGCGGCGACGTCGAGGTCCACCTGAAGAAGATCGAGCACAAGAAGTTCAAGCACGGGCTGGAGGAGCACGGCAAGGTGAAGATGAAAGGCGCCCTGCTGCGCACCTACATCGTGAGCATCGTTTTCAAGTCCGTCTTTGAGGTGGGCTTCCTGGTCATCCAGTGGTACATCTATGGCATCAGCCTGGCTGCCGTGTACACGTGCGAGCGTTCGCCCTGCCCCCATCGGGTGGACTGTTTCCTCTCACGGCCGACGGAGAAGACCATCTTTATCATTTTCATGCTGGTGGTTTCGCTCGTCTCGCTTTTGCTCAACATCATAGAGCTCTTCTACGTGCTCTTCAAACGGATCAAGGACCGCGTGAAAGGCCAGCAAAACCAATACAACACCGGCACCTTGAGCCCCACACCCAAGGAACCGTCCACGACCAAGTATGCCTACTACAATGGCTGCTCCTCGCCGACCGCGCCGCTCTCGCCCATGTCGCCTCCGGGCTACAAACTAGCCACCGGCGAGCGCACCAACTCTTGTCGCAATTACAACAAGCAGGCCAACGAGCAGAACTGGGCAAACTACAGCGCAGAACAGAACCGCTTGGGGCATAACGGCAGCACCATCTCCAATTCGCACGCTCAGGCCTTCGACTTCCCCGATGACACGCACGAGCACAAGAAACTGACGCCGGGCCACGAGCTGCAGCCGCTGGCGTTGTTAGACGCCCGGCCGTGCAGCCGTGCCAGCAGCCGCATGAGCAGTCGAGCGAGGCCCGACGACCTGGACGTCTAA
- the gja13.2 gene encoding gap junction Cx32.2 protein: MGDWGFLSALLDKVQSHSTVIGKIWMVVLFIFRILVLGAGAENVWGDERSNLVCNTNTPGCENVCYDWRFPISHIRFWVMQIIFISTPTLVYLGHVVHVIHQENKLREQLKRNPMLKPPKYTNEDGKVVIKGNMLGSYLTQLFVKIILEVAFIVGQYYLFGFIMERKFNCPKQLPCTVETECFMSRPTEKTIFIIFMLVVACLSLFLNVLEIFYLLCKRISRRNKKHKAVVYAGDSHYPSHYSAELDAVTGMKHNEFNMALQNRWGQRKGSLDGAKCEP, encoded by the coding sequence ATGGGAGACTGGGGATTTCTCTCAGCTTTACTGGACAAAGTACAGTCCCACTCCACCGTCATTGGCAAGATATGGATGGTCGTCCTTTTCATCTTCAGGATCCTGGTGTTGGGAGCAGGAGCGGAGAACGTGTGGGGTGACGAGCGATCCAACTTAGTATGCAACACCAACACGCCTGGTTGCGAGAACGTGTGCTACGACTGGAGGTTCCCCATCTCCCACATTCGCTTCTGGGTCATGCAGATCATCTTCATCTCCACTCCGACTTTAGTGTATCTGGGCCACGTGGTACACGTCATCCACCAAGAGAACAAACTGAGAGAGCAGCTGAAAAGAAACCCGATGCTGAAGCCGCCAAAGTACACAAACGAAGATGGGAAGGTTGTAATCAAAGGAAACATGCTGGGTAGCTACTTGACCCAGCTGTTTGTAAAGATCATTTTGGAGGTGGCTTTCATCGTTGGACAGTATTATCTGTTTGGATTTATCATGGAGCGTAAGTTCAACTGTCCGAAGCAGTTGCCCTGTACGGTGGAGACAGAGTGTTTCATGTCTAGACCCACAGAGAAAACCATCTTCATTATCTTTATGCTGGTGGTGGCTTGTCTGTCTCTTTTCTTAAATGTTCTAGAAATATTCTATTTGCTTTGTAAGAGGATAAGCAGGAGGAATAAGAAACATAAGGCTGTGGTGTATGCAGGCGATTCCCATTATCCTTCACATTATTCGGCTGAACTAGATGCTGTTACCGGAATGAAACACAACGAGTTTAACATGGCCTTGCAGAACAGGTGGGGTCAAAGAAAAGGCAGTCTTGACGGAGCCAAATGTGAGCCATAA